Proteins encoded within one genomic window of Spiribacter curvatus:
- the ltnD gene encoding L-threonate dehydrogenase — protein MSTASQARVAVIGLGAMGMGAARALLDAGFEVTGCDTNTEAVQAFAAAGGTTASTPAEAARHANVILVIVVNAEQVEAVLFGDQGVIHADLGADPVILQNATVPPAFAEALPARLPAGIELLDAPISGGAVKARDGALSVMASGTSAAFARAESVLESIAATVHRLGDQCGPGSSVKLVNQLLAGIHISAAAEAMALGLRMGLDAETIYRVITASAGNSWMFENRMAHVLEGDYSPRSAVEIFVKDMGIVTETGRSLRFPLPLSAAAQQQFTAASAAGLGREDDSAVIKVYERLAGIRLPAAANDGGGG, from the coding sequence ATGAGCACTGCGTCTCAAGCGCGTGTCGCTGTCATTGGGTTGGGTGCCATGGGCATGGGTGCTGCCCGGGCATTACTCGATGCAGGCTTTGAAGTGACGGGCTGTGACACCAACACAGAGGCCGTCCAGGCGTTCGCGGCAGCCGGTGGAACCACCGCCAGCACACCGGCCGAGGCGGCCCGACACGCGAACGTTATCCTCGTGATCGTTGTGAATGCCGAGCAGGTCGAAGCAGTGCTCTTCGGCGATCAGGGTGTCATCCATGCTGACCTGGGCGCCGATCCGGTCATTCTTCAAAACGCAACAGTGCCGCCGGCGTTCGCCGAGGCATTGCCCGCCCGTTTACCCGCAGGTATCGAGCTACTGGATGCGCCGATCAGCGGTGGCGCCGTCAAGGCTCGCGACGGCGCTTTATCGGTGATGGCATCCGGCACATCGGCGGCATTCGCACGCGCCGAATCGGTACTCGAGTCCATTGCAGCCACGGTGCATCGCCTCGGTGACCAGTGCGGGCCGGGATCGAGCGTGAAACTCGTCAATCAGCTGCTCGCGGGTATCCATATTTCCGCGGCTGCCGAAGCCATGGCGCTGGGGCTTCGCATGGGGCTGGATGCGGAAACCATCTACCGAGTCATTACGGCATCCGCGGGCAATTCGTGGATGTTTGAGAATCGTATGGCACATGTGCTGGAGGGAGACTATAGCCCACGCTCCGCGGTGGAGATCTTCGTCAAGGATATGGGCATCGTCACTGAAACCGGGCGTAGCCTGCGCTTCCCCCTGCCGCTCTCGGCCGCCGCGCAACAGCAGTTCACGGCGGCCTCGGCAGCAGGCCTCGGGCGCGAGGATGACAGTGCGGTGATCAAGGTCTATGAGCGCCTCGCCGGGATTCGTCTGCCGGCTGCCGCGAACGATGGGGGAGGCGGCTGA
- a CDS encoding LacI family DNA-binding transcriptional regulator, with protein sequence METDDTQDAPNKGRRRSGRATITDVARHANVARITVSRAINDPGSVSPERRRRVDAAIAALGYVPNRHAGSLASSMSPVVPLIVPSLSNTVFLEVIRGAQSVLEAVGYELLLGNTDYDVEREQKLMQTLLGWSPAGAIVSGLRHSDGTLAMLRRWDGPCVEIMEYGTPNIDMNVGLSHEAAGATMARHLIARGYRRIGFVGTLLEWDYRAAQRLSGFQSALDQAGIELSFVERLEAPSTVGLGGKALKRIFSHHPDADATFFANDDLAVGAILEAPRLGIRVPDDMAVAGFNGLNLGNHVNPRLTTIVSPRLRMGRRAAEMLLAGIRGEPVPQRAQDIGFRLVPQEST encoded by the coding sequence ATGGAAACGGACGATACTCAGGATGCGCCCAATAAAGGTCGCCGCCGCTCGGGGCGGGCGACGATCACCGACGTGGCGCGCCATGCCAATGTTGCACGCATCACTGTCTCACGGGCGATCAATGACCCGGGTAGCGTCTCACCGGAACGCCGCAGACGCGTCGATGCAGCGATTGCGGCGCTTGGCTATGTACCCAACCGCCATGCCGGCAGCCTGGCCTCATCCATGAGTCCAGTGGTGCCGCTGATCGTCCCATCGTTATCCAATACGGTCTTCCTTGAAGTCATCCGCGGCGCGCAGAGCGTCCTTGAGGCCGTCGGCTACGAGCTCTTACTCGGCAACACCGACTATGATGTCGAGCGCGAGCAGAAACTCATGCAGACTCTATTGGGATGGTCGCCGGCAGGCGCAATTGTGAGCGGCCTGCGTCATAGCGACGGCACATTGGCCATGCTGCGGCGATGGGACGGGCCATGCGTTGAGATCATGGAATATGGCACGCCCAATATCGACATGAATGTGGGGCTGTCGCACGAGGCAGCCGGTGCCACGATGGCTCGTCACCTGATAGCACGCGGCTATCGGCGCATTGGATTTGTGGGAACACTCCTCGAGTGGGACTATCGAGCTGCGCAGCGTCTGAGTGGCTTTCAATCAGCCCTTGATCAGGCAGGCATTGAACTATCCTTCGTCGAGCGCCTCGAAGCGCCCTCCACCGTCGGGCTGGGTGGAAAGGCCCTTAAGCGGATCTTCTCCCATCACCCGGACGCCGACGCGACGTTTTTCGCCAATGACGACCTCGCCGTGGGTGCAATACTCGAAGCCCCACGCCTTGGTATCCGCGTCCCCGATGACATGGCCGTCGCCGGGTTCAATGGGCTGAATCTTGGCAATCACGTCAACCCTCGACTCACGACCATTGTTTCCCCGCGACTGCGCATGGGCCGGCGCGCCGCCGAGATGCTCCTCGCCGGGATCCGTGGCGAGCCGGTGCCCCAGCGTGCACAGGACATCGGCTTCCGGCTCGTCCCGCAAGAGAGCACCTAG
- the otnK gene encoding 3-oxo-tetronate kinase: MAFLGCIADDFTGATDLANNLVREGMRTVQVIGVPAVADLSGPQAVDGVADADAIVVALKSRTSPVEEAVKGSLTALSALKAVGCERFFFKYCSTFDSTPAGNIGPVAEALRGELDEPLAIAAPAFPATGRTVIHGDLLVNGVPLNESGMQHHPLTPMTDANLVRWLSAQSQGNVGLIDQATIDAGVGAIRERRDELIHSGVSLAVVDTVEDRHITLLGAAFADARLITGGSGIALGLPQPWRDAGLIDANQQAASLGDFGGAKAIVAGSCSERTQEQVAAFAEHHPALALDAVTMADDADAAVRFAMTWAEARLDDGPVLIYSTATPEAVSTAQQKLGAAEAGALVEDVLARISQGLVAAGVRRLIVAGGETSGAVVEALGIQMLRIGPQIDPGVPWTAARPDLAIALKSGNFGAVDFFTRAFEVCP, encoded by the coding sequence ATGGCCTTTCTCGGTTGCATTGCAGACGACTTCACCGGCGCGACGGACCTCGCGAACAATCTCGTGCGGGAGGGCATGCGCACCGTCCAGGTGATCGGTGTGCCAGCGGTGGCGGATCTCTCTGGCCCCCAGGCTGTTGATGGTGTCGCTGACGCTGACGCCATCGTTGTGGCGCTCAAGTCCCGAACCTCGCCAGTGGAGGAGGCAGTCAAGGGCTCCCTGACGGCGCTGAGCGCATTGAAGGCGGTGGGTTGTGAGCGGTTTTTCTTCAAATACTGCTCGACGTTCGATTCGACGCCAGCAGGCAACATCGGACCGGTTGCCGAGGCATTGAGGGGTGAGCTGGATGAACCACTCGCCATCGCCGCACCGGCTTTTCCGGCCACGGGACGGACGGTCATCCACGGCGATCTGCTCGTCAATGGCGTGCCTTTGAACGAATCCGGCATGCAGCATCACCCATTGACGCCCATGACCGATGCAAATCTGGTCCGCTGGCTCAGTGCGCAGTCTCAGGGCAATGTCGGACTGATTGATCAGGCTACGATTGATGCTGGCGTGGGTGCCATTCGCGAGCGCCGTGATGAACTCATTCACAGCGGTGTGTCGCTCGCGGTTGTCGATACCGTAGAAGACAGACATATCACCCTTCTGGGAGCAGCCTTCGCGGATGCCCGCCTCATCACGGGTGGTTCCGGCATCGCGCTTGGTCTGCCGCAGCCATGGCGGGATGCCGGGCTTATCGATGCCAATCAGCAAGCCGCCAGCCTTGGTGATTTCGGCGGTGCAAAGGCCATTGTGGCGGGGAGCTGCTCGGAGCGGACCCAGGAGCAGGTGGCGGCGTTTGCCGAACACCATCCCGCGCTGGCGCTGGATGCCGTCACGATGGCTGACGATGCGGATGCGGCAGTACGCTTTGCGATGACATGGGCCGAGGCCCGCCTGGATGATGGGCCGGTACTGATTTACTCCACGGCAACTCCGGAAGCCGTATCAACCGCACAGCAAAAGCTGGGCGCCGCCGAGGCGGGCGCGCTTGTCGAGGACGTGCTGGCGCGGATCAGTCAGGGACTGGTCGCGGCGGGCGTACGACGTCTTATCGTGGCCGGCGGTGAAACCTCGGGTGCCGTTGTGGAGGCACTGGGGATCCAGATGCTGCGTATCGGTCCGCAAATCGATCCTGGCGTGCCCTGGACAGCCGCGCGCCCGGATCTGGCGATTGCGCTTAAATCCGGTAATTTTGGCGCCGTGGATTTCTTCACCCGCGCCTTTGAGGTGTGCCCATGA